The DNA sequence ACAATTGTGGAAATTTCCAAAAAGGGTGTGGCAGAATTTGAGGAATTTACACCAGCCTATCTAATGGAAAAAATGGGAATTACACCAGCCCAGATCATTGATCTCAAAGCTCTTATGGGCGATTCCTCAGATAATATACCTGGCGTGACTAAAATCGGCGAAAAAACAGGGCTCAAGCTTCTTTTGGAATATGGTTCTCTGGAAGGCATTTATAACAGCATTGACCAAATGAAGCAGTCTAAGATGAAGGAAAATCTCATTAAGGATAAGGAAATAGCTTTCTTGTCTAGAAAGCTTGTCACTATTGACACTCAAGCTCCGATTGAAATCGGTTTAGAAGATATTCTCTATCAAGGATCAGATATTAAACAACTAGGTAGATTCTATGATGAAATGGGCTTTAAACAATTTAAGCAAGCGCTAGAAGCAGAGATAGAGCCAGAGGAAACGACGGACATTACTTTTAAAGAAGTGACGGAAGTTTGTCCAGAAATGCTCAGTGCAGACGGTTTTTTCTACTTTGAAATGTTGGGGGACAATTACCACATAGACGAGATGGTTGGCTTTGCTTGGGGAAATTCACAGCAGATTTATGCCAGTCAGGACATCAGTCTTTTGCAGCAGCCGGTTTTCAAAGAATTTCTGGAAAATACAGCCTTGAAGGTTTATGACTTTAAACGCTCTAAAGTCTTGCTCAGTCGCTTAGGCATTGAGCTTTCGCAACCAGCGTTTGACAGTCGTTTAGCTAAGTATCTTCTTTCAACTGTTGACAACAATGAAATTGCAACGATTGCTAATCTTTATGGCAAGACTAGACTCGTTGAAGATGAAGTGGTTTATGGAAAAGGAGCTAAGCGGGCGTTGCCTGAAAAAGCTATTTTATTGAGCCATCTAGCCAAAAAAGTCACAGTTCTTGTTGAAACAGAACAACCTATGACGGACTTGCTACGTCAGCACGATCAACTTAATCTCCTGTACGAAATGGAGCAGCCGCTAGCTTTTGTCCTTGCTAAGATGGAAATTGCTGGTATCAAGGTAGAGCGCGAAACATTGCAAACGATGCAGACTGAAAATGAGGAAGTTTTAGCTCGACTAACTCAGGAAATTTATGACTTAGCAGGGGAAGAGTTTAATATCAATTCACCTAAACAGTTGGGAGGCATTCTCTTTGAAAAACTGGATCTGCCAACATCTTTCACTAAGAAAACCAAAACGGGCTACTCTACGGCAGTAGATGTATTGGAACGTTTGTCACCGATTGCACCGATTGTGGAGAAGATTTTGGACTATCGGCAAATTGCTAAAATTCAATCAACCTATGTTATGGGGCTACAGGATTGGATTTTAGCAGACGGAAAGATTCATACTCGCTATCTTCAAGATTTGACCCAGACAGGAAGACTATCTAGTGTGGATCCCAATCTGCAAAACATTCCAATTCGTTTGGAACAAGGACGCTTAATTCGGAAAGCTTTTGTGCCGGAGTGGAAGGATAGTGTCTTGCTCAGTTCCGACTACTCACAAATTGAGCTGCGGGTTTTGGCGCATATTTCGGGTGATGAATATTTAATTGAAGCATTCAGACATGGAGCTGATATTCACACTTCGACAGCTATGCGGGTTTTTGGTATTGAAAAGCCAGAGGATGTGACACCAAATGATCGCCGTAATGCTAAAGCTGTCAACTTTGGTGTTGTTTACGGGATTTCTGATTTTGGACTTGCCAACAATCTGGGGATTAGCCGTAAAGAAGCTAAATCTTATATTGATACTTATTTTGAACGCTATCCTGGAATTAAGAATTATATGGAAAATGTGGTACGA is a window from the Streptococcus anginosus subsp. whileyi MAS624 genome containing:
- the polA gene encoding DNA polymerase I, whose translation is MENKNKLLLIDGSSVAYRAFFALYNQIDRFKSPSGLHTNAIYGFHLMLNHLMERVQPTHILVAFDAGKTTFRTEMYADYKGGRAKTPEEFREQLPFIREMLDKLGIRYYDLDQYEADDIIGTLDKMAENTPVPYDVTIVSGDKDLIQLTDDNTIVEISKKGVAEFEEFTPAYLMEKMGITPAQIIDLKALMGDSSDNIPGVTKIGEKTGLKLLLEYGSLEGIYNSIDQMKQSKMKENLIKDKEIAFLSRKLVTIDTQAPIEIGLEDILYQGSDIKQLGRFYDEMGFKQFKQALEAEIEPEETTDITFKEVTEVCPEMLSADGFFYFEMLGDNYHIDEMVGFAWGNSQQIYASQDISLLQQPVFKEFLENTALKVYDFKRSKVLLSRLGIELSQPAFDSRLAKYLLSTVDNNEIATIANLYGKTRLVEDEVVYGKGAKRALPEKAILLSHLAKKVTVLVETEQPMTDLLRQHDQLNLLYEMEQPLAFVLAKMEIAGIKVERETLQTMQTENEEVLARLTQEIYDLAGEEFNINSPKQLGGILFEKLDLPTSFTKKTKTGYSTAVDVLERLSPIAPIVEKILDYRQIAKIQSTYVMGLQDWILADGKIHTRYLQDLTQTGRLSSVDPNLQNIPIRLEQGRLIRKAFVPEWKDSVLLSSDYSQIELRVLAHISGDEYLIEAFRHGADIHTSTAMRVFGIEKPEDVTPNDRRNAKAVNFGVVYGISDFGLANNLGISRKEAKSYIDTYFERYPGIKNYMENVVREARDKGYVETLFHRRRDIPDINSRNFNVRGFAERTAINSPIQGSAADILKIAMIRLDQALTDRNFKTRMLLQVHDEIVLEVPENELTAIKTLVKDIMESAIELVVPLKADESAGKTWYEAK